In Microbacterium sp. SLBN-146, one genomic interval encodes:
- a CDS encoding DUF4012 domain-containing protein: MSGATPALAPRRKGARVIVIVLGLALLVLVGLSTWVGVRALLIKSEVDSLTPLAQELKSAFESGDLDRVDQLIPDFAGHAETAASLSSDPVWAAAEAVPAVGTNLQAVRIVASELDAISAQLPALTAFVRDLSASEDSGQLLPLATLRDASGSIDELNGTMQDAAEQLDAVDTSALISPVSRGVDEVREFVDVAAPALDAAARASDVLPAILGLDRERTILVMLQNPAELRTGGGITGTFAEVKASDGRLSLVGQAQSREFAPHAASIVDLPAEVTTVYSDVVGRFVQNASAPADFALTAEIATAWWQERTGTTPDTIVSVDPYVLGALLSATGPVDLPNGTQLTADNLEEMLLVQPYLTMSSEEQTELYQAAVDAVFTRLSSGGIDIVSLATALQAPIEQGRISVWNADPAENEGIGASLSGPRARQDAAGDGAFAVYFNDATGAKMARFLDIDIDAAVSGCTPQGLAEVVVTVDMASTAPADVETWPTSVTGGGLFGVGAGDIGTNVSVEGPRGSFAGEVIVKGETYPAATAMSDGRATSAARVNLSPAEENRLEFHFFLPEDQARQLAIVHTPLMGPSSVTVAERACV; encoded by the coding sequence GTGTCCGGCGCCACACCGGCGCTCGCACCCCGACGAAAGGGTGCGCGCGTCATCGTGATCGTGCTCGGCCTGGCGCTCCTCGTGCTCGTAGGCCTCAGCACGTGGGTCGGCGTGCGCGCGCTGCTCATCAAGTCCGAAGTCGACAGTCTCACTCCTCTCGCGCAAGAGCTGAAGTCGGCGTTCGAGTCCGGTGATCTGGATCGTGTCGACCAGCTGATTCCCGACTTCGCGGGGCACGCCGAAACTGCGGCATCCCTCTCGAGCGACCCGGTCTGGGCGGCGGCAGAAGCCGTTCCCGCCGTCGGCACCAATTTGCAGGCGGTCCGGATCGTGGCATCCGAGCTCGATGCGATCTCGGCACAGCTGCCCGCGCTGACCGCGTTCGTCCGCGATCTTTCGGCTTCGGAGGACAGCGGTCAGCTCCTCCCGCTTGCGACTCTCCGTGACGCGAGCGGATCGATAGACGAGCTCAACGGCACGATGCAGGATGCCGCAGAACAATTGGATGCCGTCGACACCTCCGCGCTGATCTCTCCGGTCTCCCGCGGCGTCGACGAGGTGCGCGAGTTCGTAGACGTCGCGGCGCCCGCGCTCGACGCCGCGGCTCGAGCGAGTGACGTCCTCCCCGCGATCCTCGGGCTCGATCGAGAGCGGACGATCCTCGTCATGCTGCAGAACCCCGCCGAACTGCGTACGGGAGGGGGGATCACGGGCACCTTCGCCGAAGTCAAGGCGAGCGACGGCCGACTCTCCCTCGTCGGGCAAGCGCAGTCTCGTGAATTCGCACCGCACGCCGCGTCCATCGTCGACCTGCCGGCGGAGGTGACGACCGTCTACTCCGACGTCGTCGGCCGCTTCGTTCAGAATGCCTCCGCCCCAGCGGATTTCGCGTTGACCGCCGAGATCGCCACCGCGTGGTGGCAGGAGCGCACGGGAACCACCCCCGACACGATCGTGTCCGTCGATCCGTACGTGCTCGGTGCACTGCTGAGCGCGACGGGCCCCGTCGATCTGCCGAACGGCACGCAGCTCACTGCCGACAACCTCGAGGAAATGCTGCTCGTCCAGCCATACCTGACCATGAGTTCCGAGGAGCAGACGGAGCTCTACCAGGCGGCGGTGGACGCGGTCTTCACACGCTTGTCATCGGGGGGGATCGACATCGTGAGCCTCGCGACGGCGCTGCAGGCTCCCATCGAGCAAGGACGCATCTCGGTGTGGAACGCCGACCCCGCCGAGAACGAGGGCATCGGTGCGAGTCTCTCGGGTCCGCGGGCACGACAGGACGCCGCGGGTGACGGTGCTTTCGCGGTCTACTTCAACGACGCGACCGGCGCGAAGATGGCCCGCTTCCTCGACATCGACATCGACGCCGCCGTGAGCGGGTGCACCCCCCAAGGGCTGGCCGAGGTCGTCGTCACCGTCGACATGGCCAGCACCGCTCCCGCTGACGTCGAGACGTGGCCCACCAGCGTCACCGGCGGAGGACTCTTCGGCGTCGGGGCGGGAGACATCGGAACGAATGTCTCCGTCGAGGGCCCGCGCGGCTCGTTCGCAGGAGAGGTGATCGTCAAGGGCGAGACCTATCCGGCCGCGACCGCGATGTCGGACGGACGCGCGACGAGCGCCGCGCGCGTCAATCTCTCGCCCGCCGAGGAGAACCGCCTCGAGTTCCACTTCTTCCTCCCCGAGGATCAGGCGCGGCAGCTCGCAATCGTCCACACTCCCCTCATGGGCCCGTCGTCCGTCACGGTTGCGGAGCGCGCCTGCGTGTGA
- a CDS encoding LPXTG cell wall anchor domain-containing protein produces the protein MRKLIAGVALGAALVFSGSTMALADDVVESPAPLQTSDYTPDEPITPSIAGSTAIGDCERDVPWISYSLELTDPDNVSTDKTATLFMTNGTDSLEIPLGTLQNNRLSGRILWPGASVDASGVANGWPGWAQNASGAWVETDGNYRWTRGDITSEIRVNPNLAVALSYPQATPECLSGPRSSAQTAGFLPATGLSAAVLPLSIAGGVIVLAGVSFLVVQRRRRSRA, from the coding sequence ATGCGCAAGCTCATTGCTGGCGTTGCTTTGGGGGCAGCGCTCGTGTTCAGCGGTTCGACGATGGCACTCGCTGACGATGTCGTCGAGTCACCGGCTCCGCTGCAGACGTCGGACTACACGCCCGACGAGCCGATCACGCCATCGATCGCCGGTTCGACGGCGATCGGCGATTGCGAGCGGGACGTCCCGTGGATCTCGTATTCACTGGAGTTGACCGATCCTGACAACGTGTCGACGGACAAGACGGCGACGCTCTTCATGACGAACGGCACCGATTCGCTAGAGATCCCTCTGGGAACCCTTCAGAACAACCGCCTGAGCGGCCGCATTCTGTGGCCGGGTGCATCGGTCGACGCGAGCGGCGTGGCGAACGGATGGCCGGGCTGGGCCCAGAACGCGTCCGGTGCGTGGGTCGAGACTGACGGCAACTATCGCTGGACCCGCGGTGACATCACGTCGGAGATCCGAGTCAACCCGAATCTCGCCGTCGCGTTGTCCTACCCGCAGGCGACGCCCGAGTGCCTTTCCGGGCCTCGTTCGTCGGCCCAGACGGCGGGCTTCCTTCCCGCCACGGGTCTGAGCGCAGCCGTGCTTCCGCTCAGCATCGCCGGTGGAGTGATCGTCCTCGCGGGTGTGAGCTTCCTGGTCGTTCAGCGCCGCCGCCGCTCGCGCGCCTGA
- the ppgK gene encoding polyphosphate--glucose phosphotransferase: protein MATEATRAVGVDIGGTGIKAGIVDLEKGILLSDRVKVFTPEGAEPPDVLGAVREVLDRLEIADDAIPLGVAFPAIVKNGQTLSAANVSKKWIGFEAEKFFEDGLGRDIHFANDADVAGVAEVRYGAAKGRKGLTILTTLGTGIGSALLYNGVLIPNSELGHVQRAKHGKDAEAYAAYSAMERDELSWEKWAERLQWYYDYIEFLFSPDLFVVGGGVSKHADKFLPLLKLKTEIVPAVHRNNAGIIGAAALALS from the coding sequence ATGGCTACAGAGGCAACACGCGCGGTCGGTGTGGACATCGGCGGTACGGGCATCAAAGCGGGCATCGTCGACCTCGAGAAGGGGATCCTGCTGAGCGATCGCGTCAAGGTGTTCACCCCGGAGGGCGCTGAGCCGCCCGACGTCCTCGGCGCCGTGCGCGAAGTACTCGACCGTCTCGAGATCGCCGACGATGCGATCCCGCTCGGGGTCGCGTTCCCCGCGATCGTGAAGAACGGTCAGACGCTGTCGGCGGCCAACGTCTCGAAGAAGTGGATCGGATTCGAAGCCGAGAAGTTCTTCGAAGACGGTCTGGGTCGTGACATCCACTTCGCCAATGACGCTGATGTCGCAGGGGTCGCCGAGGTGCGCTACGGGGCGGCGAAGGGCCGGAAAGGGCTCACGATCCTCACGACGCTCGGGACGGGGATCGGATCGGCGCTTCTCTACAACGGCGTGCTGATCCCGAACTCCGAGCTCGGTCACGTCCAGCGGGCCAAGCATGGGAAGGACGCCGAGGCCTATGCCGCGTACTCCGCCATGGAGCGCGACGAGCTCTCGTGGGAGAAATGGGCCGAGCGGCTGCAGTGGTACTACGACTACATCGAGTTCCTCTTCAGCCCCGACCTGTTCGTCGTGGGCGGCGGCGTGTCGAAGCATGCCGACAAGTTCCTGCCACTGCTCAAGCTCAAGACCGAGATCGTGCCGGCAGTGCACCGCAACAACGCCGGCATCATCGGCGCGGCGGCCCTCGCACTGAGCTGA
- a CDS encoding SPOR domain-containing protein, with the protein MSGDSEKYWYNLTTGEVEKGFASPAIDRAGPFDTAEEAAKAPEVLRERSRAWSEDEARDDNWGAGDAGTER; encoded by the coding sequence GTGTCCGGCGACAGCGAGAAGTACTGGTACAACCTCACGACGGGTGAAGTGGAGAAGGGCTTCGCGTCGCCGGCAATCGACCGCGCCGGCCCCTTCGACACGGCTGAGGAGGCCGCCAAGGCGCCCGAGGTTCTTCGGGAGCGCTCGCGGGCATGGTCGGAGGACGAAGCACGCGACGACAACTGGGGCGCGGGCGACGCCGGTACGGAGCGATGA
- a CDS encoding glutamine synthetase family protein yields the protein MDKQRDFVLRTIEERGVKFVRLWFTDVIGTLKSVAIAPAEVEGAFTEGLGFDGSAIEGLTRSYESDLLAHPDPTTFQTLPWRGEIDPTGRMFCDITTPDGQPAVADPRHVLKRSLAKAADAGFTFYTHPEIEFYLLKSSAYGQEGPEPVDSAGYFDNVPGGTAHDFRRRSVRMLEDLGISVEFSHHEGGPGQNEIDLRYADALATADNIMTFRTVIKEVAIEQGVYATFMPKPLSGKPGSGMHTHMSLFEGDQNAFYEEGAQYQLSKIGRQFIAGLLRHANEISAVTNQFVNSYKRLWGGDEAPSFICWGHNNRSALVRVPMYKPNKGQSSRVEYRALDSAANPYLSYALLLAAGLKGIEEEYELPAEAEDNVWSLTDGERRALGYAPLPQSLDHALSFMEESELVAETLGEQVFNYVLLNKRREWQEYRSQVTPFELKSNLEML from the coding sequence ATGGACAAGCAGCGCGATTTCGTCCTCCGCACGATCGAAGAGCGCGGCGTCAAGTTCGTCCGCTTGTGGTTCACCGATGTCATCGGAACCCTGAAGTCGGTCGCGATCGCGCCCGCCGAGGTGGAAGGCGCCTTCACGGAAGGCCTCGGGTTCGACGGATCGGCGATCGAGGGCCTCACTCGCTCCTACGAGTCGGACCTGCTCGCCCACCCCGACCCGACGACGTTCCAGACGCTGCCGTGGCGCGGAGAGATCGATCCGACCGGTCGCATGTTCTGCGACATCACGACACCGGACGGTCAGCCCGCCGTGGCCGACCCCCGGCACGTCCTGAAGCGCTCGCTCGCGAAGGCGGCGGATGCGGGCTTCACGTTCTACACGCATCCCGAGATCGAGTTCTATCTCCTGAAGTCGTCGGCCTACGGTCAGGAAGGCCCCGAACCGGTCGATTCCGCCGGGTACTTCGACAACGTCCCTGGCGGCACTGCGCACGACTTCCGGCGCAGGTCGGTGCGGATGCTGGAAGACCTCGGCATCTCCGTCGAGTTCAGCCACCACGAAGGCGGCCCCGGTCAGAACGAGATCGACCTGCGATACGCGGATGCGCTCGCGACGGCCGACAACATCATGACCTTCCGCACCGTCATCAAAGAGGTCGCGATCGAGCAGGGTGTGTACGCCACTTTCATGCCCAAGCCCCTCAGCGGAAAGCCCGGCAGCGGGATGCACACGCACATGTCGCTTTTCGAGGGCGACCAGAACGCGTTCTACGAAGAGGGCGCGCAGTACCAGCTCTCCAAGATCGGGCGCCAGTTCATCGCGGGTCTGCTTCGTCACGCCAACGAGATCTCGGCCGTCACGAACCAGTTCGTCAACTCCTACAAGCGCCTCTGGGGCGGGGACGAAGCACCGAGCTTCATCTGCTGGGGCCACAACAACCGCTCGGCTCTCGTCCGCGTGCCGATGTACAAGCCCAACAAGGGACAGTCTTCCCGTGTGGAGTACCGGGCCCTCGACTCGGCGGCGAACCCGTATCTGTCGTACGCACTGCTCCTGGCCGCTGGGCTCAAGGGCATCGAGGAGGAGTATGAACTCCCCGCCGAAGCCGAAGACAACGTCTGGTCGTTGACGGACGGCGAACGACGCGCACTCGGGTACGCACCCCTGCCGCAGAGCCTCGACCACGCCCTCAGCTTCATGGAGGAGTCGGAACTCGTCGCCGAGACGCTGGGGGAGCAGGTCTTCAACTACGTTCTGCTCAACAAGCGGCGCGAGTGGCAGGAGTACCGCTCGCAGGTGACGCCGTTCGAGCTCAAGAGCAACCTCGAGATGCTCTGA